A single genomic interval of Parvularcula marina harbors:
- a CDS encoding GNAT family N-acetyltransferase: protein MTELSTARMTLRPPRDEDGPDAVRYLDDHETARMLARVPHPYTMDDWNGFMENVVRNGDEDVLALTDKASGAFMGVISFQTDEDEPVLGYWLGAPFRGRGFMKEAGLAFVRHGFAKLAVPSMISGHFIDNPASGRVLNFLGFEEFEIDLVTALSRGPEPVRHVTMRLTNERFDRLHPAG from the coding sequence GTGACTGAGTTGAGTACCGCCCGCATGACGCTTCGTCCGCCTCGCGATGAGGATGGGCCTGATGCCGTTCGTTACCTTGATGACCATGAAACCGCCCGCATGCTCGCGCGCGTGCCGCATCCCTATACGATGGATGACTGGAACGGCTTCATGGAGAATGTCGTCCGGAATGGCGATGAGGATGTCCTTGCCCTGACCGATAAAGCGAGCGGCGCCTTTATGGGGGTCATCTCATTCCAGACCGACGAAGACGAGCCTGTCCTTGGCTATTGGCTGGGCGCGCCGTTCCGCGGTCGCGGCTTCATGAAGGAGGCGGGGCTCGCCTTTGTCCGCCACGGCTTTGCGAAGCTCGCCGTGCCGTCGATGATCTCAGGTCACTTCATCGACAATCCGGCATCAGGCCGGGTACTGAACTTTCTGGGCTTCGAGGAATTCGAGATCGACCTTGTGACCGCGTTGTCGCGCGGGCCAGAACCGGTCCGTCATGTCACCATGCGCCTGACAAATGAGCGCTTCGACAGGCTTCACCCGGCGGGGTGA
- the recO gene encoding DNA repair protein RecO, which translates to MQWTDDALVLGSAAHGENHTITTLFCREHGAMRAVVHGGQGRTKGAMLQPGNRVQAVWRGRTDDDLGAFELELDQAHSAGAMSGRLSLLGLGAMTELLMRALPHGSAYPALFAATDAVLSHIHDADIFPVLMVRWEIGLLSALGFGLTLDKCAATGALLEDGADLVFVSPKSGAAVSMDAGMPYQAKLLPLPPFLIGRGEADLPDLVAAYKMTGHFLQNWLLAPDGGHLPEAREQMIRRLGNRL; encoded by the coding sequence ATGCAGTGGACGGATGATGCATTAGTGCTCGGCTCCGCCGCGCATGGAGAAAACCACACCATCACGACCCTTTTCTGCCGCGAGCATGGCGCGATGCGCGCCGTCGTCCATGGCGGGCAGGGGCGCACGAAAGGGGCCATGCTCCAGCCGGGAAACCGCGTGCAGGCGGTCTGGCGGGGGCGGACGGATGATGATCTTGGCGCATTCGAGTTGGAGCTCGATCAGGCGCATTCGGCGGGCGCGATGTCCGGGCGGCTGTCGCTCCTCGGCCTTGGCGCGATGACCGAATTGCTGATGCGGGCCTTGCCGCATGGGAGCGCCTACCCAGCGCTGTTTGCCGCGACGGATGCGGTGCTTTCACACATTCACGATGCGGATATTTTCCCGGTGCTGATGGTCAGGTGGGAGATCGGGCTTCTCTCCGCCCTCGGCTTTGGCCTGACACTTGATAAATGTGCGGCGACCGGCGCACTACTTGAGGATGGCGCGGATCTCGTTTTCGTTTCGCCGAAATCGGGCGCGGCCGTCTCGATGGATGCCGGCATGCCTTATCAGGCAAAGCTGCTGCCGCTGCCGCCATTCCTGATTGGCAGGGGAGAGGCGGACCTGCCCGATCTGGTCGCGGCCTATAAAATGACCGGACATTTCCTGCAAAACTGGCTATTGGCTCCGGACGGCGGGCACTTGCCAGAAGCAAGGGAACAGATGATCCGCCGATTGGGAAACAGATTGTGA
- the rnc gene encoding ribonuclease III, whose product MNNPAEINSEAANAVEQAVGHQFTDRSLLERALTHASFSQTGVRDLERLEFLGDRVLGLLTAEELWRCYPDLPEGQLAPRLNALVRKETCAEAARSFGLGKALRMSAGEEKTGGRDKDAILGDACEALLGALYVDGGLAAAKGAYDRFWGANFTHLMEGHRDAKTALQEWAQERGHGTPRYQELDREGPDHAPVFTIAVEVGDLKRETARGSSKQAAQMEAAKTLLRREGVWTS is encoded by the coding sequence TTGAATAATCCGGCTGAAATAAATTCAGAAGCCGCAAACGCGGTAGAGCAGGCCGTTGGACATCAGTTCACGGACCGGTCTCTGCTCGAGCGCGCGCTCACCCATGCGAGTTTTTCGCAGACGGGCGTGCGCGATCTTGAGCGCCTCGAATTCCTCGGTGACCGGGTGCTCGGCCTGTTGACAGCAGAGGAGCTGTGGCGGTGCTATCCTGACCTTCCCGAAGGCCAGCTTGCCCCGCGCCTCAATGCGCTCGTTCGCAAGGAAACCTGCGCCGAAGCGGCCCGCTCTTTCGGGCTCGGCAAGGCGCTGCGCATGTCCGCAGGCGAGGAGAAAACCGGCGGACGGGACAAGGACGCCATTCTCGGCGATGCCTGCGAGGCTTTGCTTGGCGCGCTCTATGTCGATGGCGGGCTCGCCGCGGCAAAGGGTGCCTATGATCGTTTCTGGGGCGCAAACTTTACTCACCTGATGGAAGGCCACCGGGACGCGAAAACTGCGTTACAGGAATGGGCGCAGGAGCGCGGCCATGGTACGCCTCGGTATCAGGAACTGGACAGGGAAGGGCCGGATCACGCACCGGTCTTCACCATCGCGGTTGAAGTCGGTGATCTGAAGCGTGAAACAGCCCGCGGCAGCAGCAAACAGGCCGCGCAGATGGAAGCGGCCAAGACCCTGCTCCGCCGTGAAGGAGTTTGGACGTCGTGA
- the acpS gene encoding holo-ACP synthase, giving the protein MIIGIGSDLIDIRRVEKTLERHGERFTQRCFTEIERAKSDKRRMRAASYAKRFAAKEAMAKALGTGLNRGVFWRDMGVVNLPGGKPTMALTGGAAERLKSLTPPGRQMEVHLTITDDYPLAQAFVILYAVIEGEGGTSA; this is encoded by the coding sequence ATGATCATCGGCATCGGCTCGGACCTCATCGATATCCGCCGCGTCGAGAAGACGCTGGAGCGTCATGGCGAGCGCTTCACCCAGCGCTGTTTCACCGAAATCGAGCGAGCCAAATCCGACAAAAGGCGGATGCGCGCGGCCTCTTATGCCAAGCGTTTTGCTGCCAAAGAGGCGATGGCCAAGGCGTTGGGCACGGGCCTGAACAGGGGCGTTTTCTGGCGCGACATGGGGGTGGTGAACCTGCCTGGCGGCAAGCCGACCATGGCCCTGACTGGCGGCGCGGCTGAACGGCTCAAAAGCCTGACCCCACCCGGCCGGCAGATGGAGGTCCACCTCACCATTACCGATGATTATCCCTTGGCGCAGGCTTTTGTGATCCTCTACGCTGTTATAGAGGGCGAGGGCGGCACGTCCGCCTGA
- the lepB gene encoding signal peptidase I, which produces MTGSQPVQPADSPAPKASSKAKAKDDADRPMTALEEAIDIGRTVLIAVAITLFVRFFFFQPFNIPSGSMKPTLLIGDFVLVDKVEYGYSRASLIWPMTRMPVHGRVLSDTPNTGEIVVFKNSADKNKDYIKRVIGTPGDTVQVQGGVLYVNGEQVKRELLQQPSHCNLGAGRIVTTMPVYRETLPNGVSYIIQECRGNSSVYDNTEAFVVPAGHYFLMGDNRDNSSDSRSDVVGYKPIPSGWEGEETMFHFVPLDQIVGKATRVAFSVDGDKAQIWEVWKWPFAIRYSRLMGSVE; this is translated from the coding sequence ATGACCGGATCCCAACCAGTACAGCCAGCCGATTCCCCGGCGCCCAAGGCATCTTCAAAGGCCAAAGCCAAGGATGACGCCGACCGTCCGATGACCGCGTTGGAAGAGGCGATTGATATTGGCCGCACCGTCCTGATCGCCGTCGCGATCACGCTGTTTGTGCGCTTTTTCTTCTTCCAGCCCTTCAACATCCCGTCAGGCTCGATGAAGCCGACGCTTCTGATTGGCGACTTCGTGCTGGTTGATAAGGTTGAGTATGGCTATTCGCGGGCGTCGCTGATCTGGCCGATGACGCGTATGCCGGTTCATGGCCGCGTCCTCTCCGATACACCCAATACGGGCGAGATCGTTGTTTTCAAAAACTCCGCTGACAAGAACAAGGACTATATCAAACGCGTGATCGGTACGCCGGGCGATACGGTTCAGGTGCAGGGCGGGGTGCTCTATGTGAATGGCGAGCAGGTCAAACGCGAACTTCTTCAGCAGCCGTCGCATTGTAATCTGGGCGCGGGCCGCATCGTCACCACCATGCCGGTCTATCGCGAAACCCTGCCGAATGGAGTGAGCTACATCATTCAGGAATGCCGCGGTAATTCGAGTGTGTATGACAACACAGAGGCATTTGTGGTGCCGGCTGGGCATTACTTCCTGATGGGTGATAATCGAGATAACTCTTCCGACAGTCGCTCGGATGTCGTCGGTTACAAGCCGATCCCGTCCGGTTGGGAAGGCGAAGAGACGATGTTCCACTTTGTGCCGCTCGACCAGATCGTCGGCAAGGCGACTCGTGTCGCTTTCTCCGTAGACGGAGACAAGGCGCAGATTTGGGAAGTCTGGAAATGGCCCTTCGCGATCCGTTACTCTCGCCTGATGGGCAGCGTTGAATAA
- a CDS encoding vitamin B12-dependent ribonucleotide reductase, producing MIITRKFSTKDSPYGGRAFVPRTSHGHGTDSRDFELTVPESWSQVATDILAQKYLRRAGVPQATVRIEGFDGPVDLAPHGPAPKAGTGPEPDAEAVFSRLAGAWAYHGWEQGLFDKPEDALTFRDEICAMLAAQIAAPNSPQWFNTGLHWAYGISAPGKGHFRYDPDAGAAIEVADAYANPQPHACFIQSVHDSLVGEGGIFDLWAREARLFKFGSGSGTNFSSLRGEKEPLSGGGESSGLISFLKVGDAAAGAIKSGGVTRRAAKMVIVDIDHPDIMEFVGWKAAEERKVAALISGSIVTKRHVEAVFAVTRGDDDHRFDPQRNADLKRVMKSARRDGVPDGVISRALSLARDGVESMPIETYSIDWDSEAYRTVSGQNANNSVRVSADFFKALDEDADWSLTRRTDGSVHGTVKARQLWQKIGEAAWASADPGIQYHDTINEWHTCSADGEITASNPCSEYMFLDDTACNLASINLIKFMKDDGEFDIDGFTHACRLWTMVLEISVGMASFPSKAIAERSYAYRTLGLGYANLGGLLMSCGLPYDSDEARAGAGAITALMTAVAYRTSAEMAEKLSPFPRYKDNRASVLRVLRNHAAAAGLGEFEGLTVTPPLLDGSQVPFAGLYEAAQTAWGETLKSAEKHGLRNAQATAIAPTGTIGLVMDCDTTGIEPDFALVKFKQLAGGGMIRLINRSVPVGLRALGYTEEQIREIETYAVGHASLENAPGISLENLREEGFTDKEIAAVTEALKSTFDLTYAFTADVLGERFLRGTLGFSNEQIGQSGYTTLRDLGFSDEDIHRANLHCCGTMTVEGAPHLDPEHLPVFDCATKCGRTGTRSLSVAAHIEMMAACQPFVSGAISKTVNLPNRATIGDCLLAYRAAYERGLKSIALYRDGSKLSQPLTGILLGQDDFEADDLLDQPSTERARIFAERVVERVIERTPGRRRLPDRRKGYIQKAIVGGHKVYLHTGEFEDGELGEIFVDMHKEGAAFRSLMNNFAIAISLGLQYGVPLEEFVDAYLFTRFEPAGPVQGNDRIKNATSILDYIFRELAISYMGRNDLGHVPEEGSVFDVGQGVDAEGVQEEAQRLISKGFSRASTMDNLVVLRGGEFDRLRKERESAPASNDDAAEPAGPPAPDPGTRGRLADPNRERDEALTKGYEGDACTNCGQFTMVRNGTCLRCDSCGHSSGCS from the coding sequence CGCGCGACTTTGAGCTGACTGTGCCGGAGAGCTGGTCGCAGGTCGCAACAGATATCCTCGCGCAGAAATATCTGCGGCGCGCCGGGGTGCCCCAGGCGACGGTGCGGATAGAGGGCTTTGACGGCCCTGTTGATCTGGCGCCGCACGGCCCCGCACCCAAAGCCGGCACCGGGCCAGAGCCGGATGCAGAAGCTGTGTTTTCACGCCTTGCCGGCGCCTGGGCCTATCATGGCTGGGAACAAGGTCTTTTCGACAAGCCAGAAGACGCCCTCACCTTCCGCGATGAGATCTGCGCCATGCTGGCCGCCCAGATCGCTGCGCCCAATTCGCCGCAATGGTTCAACACCGGGCTTCACTGGGCGTACGGCATCTCCGCGCCCGGCAAGGGGCATTTCCGATATGACCCCGATGCAGGCGCTGCCATCGAAGTGGCCGACGCCTATGCCAACCCACAGCCACATGCCTGTTTCATTCAGTCCGTGCACGATTCGCTGGTCGGCGAAGGCGGGATCTTTGACCTCTGGGCGCGCGAGGCACGACTATTCAAATTTGGCTCAGGCTCTGGGACCAATTTCTCCTCCCTGCGCGGAGAAAAAGAACCGCTGTCAGGCGGCGGCGAATCCTCCGGGCTGATCAGCTTCCTGAAAGTCGGTGATGCTGCGGCAGGCGCGATCAAGTCGGGCGGCGTCACCCGCCGCGCGGCCAAAATGGTCATTGTCGATATCGACCATCCGGACATCATGGAATTTGTCGGCTGGAAAGCCGCCGAGGAGCGTAAAGTTGCCGCTCTCATCTCCGGCTCCATCGTCACCAAACGTCATGTTGAAGCCGTCTTTGCTGTCACCCGAGGCGATGACGATCACCGCTTTGATCCTCAGCGTAACGCGGACCTCAAGCGCGTCATGAAATCCGCACGACGCGACGGCGTGCCAGACGGGGTGATCTCGCGTGCACTCAGCCTTGCCCGCGATGGCGTAGAATCGATGCCGATTGAGACCTATTCGATCGACTGGGACAGCGAGGCCTACCGCACGGTCAGTGGTCAGAATGCGAATAATTCGGTGCGCGTGTCGGCTGATTTCTTCAAAGCCCTTGATGAAGATGCCGACTGGTCCCTCACCCGCCGGACAGATGGCAGCGTGCATGGCACGGTCAAGGCCCGCCAGCTCTGGCAGAAAATCGGTGAAGCCGCATGGGCCAGCGCCGATCCCGGCATCCAGTATCATGACACGATCAATGAGTGGCATACCTGCTCGGCAGATGGCGAAATCACCGCTTCCAATCCGTGCTCGGAATATATGTTCCTTGATGACACGGCCTGCAACCTCGCCTCGATCAACCTGATCAAATTCATGAAGGATGATGGTGAGTTCGACATTGATGGCTTCACCCATGCCTGCCGCCTGTGGACCATGGTGCTTGAAATCTCGGTCGGCATGGCGAGCTTCCCGTCAAAAGCTATTGCCGAGCGGTCTTATGCCTACCGCACGCTGGGCCTTGGCTATGCCAATCTCGGCGGGCTGCTGATGTCTTGCGGGCTCCCCTATGACAGTGACGAAGCGCGCGCCGGAGCCGGCGCGATCACCGCTCTGATGACGGCGGTTGCCTACCGGACTTCCGCCGAAATGGCCGAGAAGCTCTCACCCTTCCCGCGTTACAAGGATAACCGCGCGTCGGTCCTCCGGGTGCTGCGCAATCATGCGGCGGCCGCGGGGCTTGGCGAATTCGAAGGGCTGACCGTCACGCCGCCCCTGCTCGATGGCAGCCAGGTGCCCTTCGCCGGACTTTATGAGGCCGCGCAAACCGCCTGGGGCGAGACGCTCAAATCCGCTGAAAAGCATGGTCTGCGCAACGCGCAGGCGACCGCGATTGCGCCGACGGGGACGATCGGCCTCGTCATGGATTGCGATACGACCGGCATTGAGCCCGACTTTGCGCTGGTCAAATTCAAGCAGCTCGCGGGCGGCGGCATGATCCGCCTGATCAACCGCTCTGTGCCTGTGGGCCTGCGTGCGCTGGGGTATACAGAAGAGCAGATCCGCGAAATCGAAACTTATGCTGTCGGCCACGCCTCCCTTGAGAATGCGCCCGGCATCAGTCTCGAGAACCTTCGCGAAGAAGGCTTCACGGACAAGGAAATCGCAGCCGTCACCGAAGCGCTCAAATCGACCTTCGATCTGACCTATGCCTTCACCGCCGATGTTCTGGGCGAGCGCTTCCTTCGCGGCACGCTCGGTTTTTCCAATGAGCAGATCGGCCAGTCGGGCTACACCACCTTGCGCGATCTTGGCTTTTCCGATGAGGACATCCACCGCGCCAATCTTCACTGCTGCGGTACGATGACGGTTGAGGGTGCGCCTCATCTGGACCCGGAGCATCTGCCGGTCTTTGATTGTGCGACCAAATGCGGCCGCACCGGCACGCGCAGTCTGTCGGTGGCCGCCCATATCGAAATGATGGCCGCCTGCCAGCCTTTCGTCTCGGGCGCGATCTCCAAGACCGTGAACCTGCCGAACCGCGCGACCATTGGCGACTGCCTCCTCGCCTATCGCGCCGCCTATGAGCGGGGCCTTAAATCCATCGCGCTCTATCGCGACGGCTCGAAGCTGTCCCAGCCGTTGACCGGCATCCTTCTGGGGCAGGACGATTTCGAAGCCGACGATCTGCTTGACCAGCCCTCGACCGAGCGAGCCCGCATCTTTGCCGAACGCGTTGTCGAGCGGGTGATCGAGCGTACGCCGGGCCGCCGTCGGCTGCCCGACCGGCGCAAGGGCTATATCCAGAAAGCGATTGTCGGCGGGCACAAGGTCTATCTGCACACAGGCGAATTCGAAGATGGCGAACTTGGCGAAATCTTCGTCGACATGCACAAGGAAGGCGCGGCCTTCCGCTCCCTGATGAACAATTTCGCCATCGCGATCTCGCTCGGCCTGCAATACGGCGTGCCGCTCGAAGAATTCGTTGATGCCTATCTCTTCACGCGCTTTGAACCGGCCGGCCCCGTTCAGGGCAATGACCGGATCAAGAACGCCACCTCAATCCTCGACTATATCTTCCGTGAACTGGCGATCAGCTATATGGGCCGGAACGATCTCGGCCATGTGCCCGAAGAGGGCTCGGTCTTTGATGTCGGTCAGGGAGTCGATGCCGAAGGCGTGCAGGAAGAAGCCCAGCGGCTGATCTCCAAAGGCTTCTCGCGCGCCTCCACCATGGACAATCTGGTGGTCCTGCGCGGCGGCGAGTTCGACCGACTGAGAAAAGAGCGCGAAAGTGCGCCCGCCAGCAATGATGACGCGGCAGAGCCTGCTGGCCCCCCGGCTCCCGATCCCGGTACAAGGGGGCGTCTCGCCGATCCCAACCGGGAACGCGATGAGGCGCTGACAAAGGGTTATGAAGGTGATGCGTGTACGAATTGTGGTCAGTTCACCATGGTCCGGAACGGCACCTGCCTGCGCTGTGATTCCTGCGGTCACTCCTCAGGCTGCTCATAA
- a CDS encoding pentapeptide repeat-containing protein yields MRTFLLNLSLMGGLFILWYSYAPIDHKMRVPTEVRQTVSALDGLATAGMYHLTSLVDEVAEPPVRTPDGRAGPLLISSGEESLEIHGERASGKAAAAETHPDMFAGLSLKNATLAESRLDGYDLDFTDFRGAALANVTLQMSHGQDTRFNGALMHRSDFSRATLRRARFDQAIMAHTVFEGAEIIEGSFSGAMMRGGSLSGATMAGTRFDEARFERTDMRQADFSATSFRGAVLLNTKLHGSSLAAANLSGADLSTVLGLTQDQLNRACGDADTRLPEGYTIPSCLAPAPTRLAQNEVD; encoded by the coding sequence ATGCGCACATTTTTACTTAATCTGAGCCTGATGGGCGGGCTCTTTATTCTCTGGTATTCCTACGCGCCCATCGACCATAAAATGCGGGTACCGACGGAAGTCAGGCAGACCGTCTCCGCACTCGACGGGCTGGCGACAGCGGGCATGTATCACCTCACCTCCCTCGTTGATGAAGTGGCAGAACCGCCTGTCCGCACACCTGACGGCCGCGCCGGGCCGCTCCTGATCAGCAGCGGCGAGGAATCCCTGGAAATCCATGGTGAGCGGGCGTCGGGCAAGGCGGCCGCGGCAGAAACCCATCCCGACATGTTTGCCGGGCTGTCCCTGAAGAATGCGACGCTCGCGGAATCCCGGCTCGACGGGTACGATCTCGACTTCACCGATTTCCGCGGCGCAGCGCTCGCCAATGTCACCCTGCAGATGAGCCACGGTCAGGACACCCGCTTTAACGGCGCCCTGATGCATCGCTCGGATTTCTCCCGCGCGACCCTGCGCCGGGCGCGGTTCGATCAGGCGATTATGGCGCATACGGTGTTCGAAGGGGCAGAGATCATCGAAGGCTCCTTCAGCGGCGCGATGATGCGCGGCGGCTCCCTGTCCGGCGCGACTATGGCCGGCACCCGCTTTGACGAGGCCCGCTTTGAGCGCACCGATATGCGGCAGGCGGATTTCAGCGCGACCTCGTTCCGGGGTGCGGTGCTGCTCAACACAAAGCTGCATGGCAGTTCGCTGGCCGCAGCCAACCTCTCCGGCGCGGATCTCTCGACCGTGCTGGGCCTCACCCAGGACCAGCTCAACCGGGCCTGCGGTGATGCCGATACCCGCCTTCCCGAAGGCTACACGATCCCGTCCTGCCTGGCGCCGGCCCCCACACGCCTGGCGCAGAACGAGGTAGATTAA
- the uvrC gene encoding excinuclease ABC subunit UvrC, with product MTDTSPLTGTAYIADQLKRLPTRPGVYRMYDQDAEVLYVGKAKSLKDRVSSYATLNGHTNRIARMITETRRMEFVVTETETESLLLEANLIKSLKPRYNVLMRDDKSFANILLATDHPVPRIMKHRGARKREGHYFGPFASAGAVNRTLNTLQKAFLLRSCSDSVLESRSRPCLLHQIKRCAAPCVDLISPEEYNALVEEALSFLRGKNSDVQGQLSKEMEAAAEALDFERAAQLRDRIRALTFVQESQGINLAGLAEADVFAIHADGGQACIQTFFFRAGQNLGTHSYFPKHDREEAPEIILESFIAQFYDNQVPPRQVLVSEELPNQALLADALTTKADRKIDVSTPARGDKLALIRQARTNAREALGRRLAETTSQARLLKALGDRLGMSAPPRRIEVYDNSHTGGTGALGGMVVATEEGFKKNQYRKFNIKDEDLSPGDDFGMMREVLTRRFKRLIKEEDPTSENWPSLIIIDGGEGQLNAAREVMEDLGLPIGLDTENGEITLLSIAKGRREDEQGRRRADRTMAATGEQFFLPGIAPFTLPPRSEVLYFLLRLRDEVHRFAIGSHRARRSKEMVKNPLDAIEGIGGKRKKSLLHHFGSAKAVANAKPADLSAVEGISASLAQRIYDHFHPAG from the coding sequence GTGACTGACACTTCTCCCCTTACCGGCACTGCCTATATCGCCGACCAGCTCAAACGCCTGCCCACCCGGCCGGGCGTTTACCGCATGTATGACCAGGACGCAGAAGTGCTCTATGTCGGCAAGGCGAAAAGCCTGAAAGACCGGGTCTCGAGCTATGCGACGCTGAACGGACACACCAACCGCATTGCGCGGATGATCACCGAAACGCGCCGCATGGAATTCGTCGTCACCGAGACGGAAACCGAAAGCCTGCTGCTCGAAGCCAATCTGATCAAGAGCCTCAAGCCCCGCTATAATGTGCTGATGCGGGACGATAAGTCCTTCGCCAATATCCTTCTGGCAACGGATCATCCTGTCCCCCGGATCATGAAGCATCGCGGCGCGAGAAAGCGCGAGGGGCATTATTTCGGCCCCTTTGCCTCCGCCGGGGCCGTCAATCGCACGCTCAACACGCTGCAGAAAGCCTTCCTGTTACGGAGCTGTTCGGATTCGGTGCTGGAAAGCCGGAGCCGCCCATGCCTCCTGCACCAGATCAAGAGATGCGCGGCCCCATGCGTCGATCTCATCTCACCGGAGGAGTACAACGCCCTTGTCGAGGAAGCCTTGTCTTTCCTGCGCGGCAAGAATTCCGACGTGCAGGGCCAGTTGTCAAAAGAGATGGAAGCCGCCGCCGAAGCGCTCGATTTCGAGCGCGCCGCGCAATTGCGCGACCGCATCCGCGCGCTGACTTTTGTGCAGGAAAGCCAAGGCATCAATCTCGCCGGGCTCGCCGAAGCGGATGTCTTTGCGATCCATGCCGATGGCGGGCAGGCCTGTATCCAGACCTTCTTTTTCCGCGCGGGCCAGAATCTCGGCACCCATTCCTATTTCCCCAAGCATGACAGGGAGGAAGCGCCGGAGATCATCCTCGAAAGCTTCATTGCTCAGTTCTATGACAATCAGGTGCCGCCCCGGCAGGTGCTGGTTTCAGAGGAGCTGCCCAATCAGGCACTGCTCGCAGATGCGCTGACGACCAAGGCGGACCGGAAGATCGACGTCTCCACCCCCGCACGCGGCGACAAGCTGGCCCTGATCCGGCAGGCCCGCACCAATGCGCGCGAGGCGCTGGGCCGGCGTCTCGCCGAAACGACATCGCAGGCGCGGCTGCTCAAAGCGCTTGGCGACCGGCTCGGCATGTCCGCCCCGCCCCGCCGGATCGAGGTCTATGACAACTCCCACACGGGCGGCACGGGCGCGCTGGGGGGCATGGTGGTTGCGACCGAAGAGGGCTTCAAGAAAAATCAGTACAGGAAGTTCAACATCAAGGATGAAGACCTCTCCCCCGGTGATGATTTCGGCATGATGCGCGAAGTCCTGACCCGGCGCTTCAAGCGGCTGATCAAGGAAGAGGATCCGACATCGGAGAACTGGCCGTCGCTCATCATCATCGACGGTGGGGAAGGCCAACTCAATGCGGCCCGCGAGGTGATGGAGGATCTTGGCCTGCCGATCGGTCTTGATACGGAGAATGGAGAGATCACCCTTCTCTCAATTGCCAAGGGACGGCGCGAGGATGAGCAGGGCCGCCGCCGGGCCGACCGGACCATGGCCGCCACGGGAGAGCAGTTCTTCCTGCCGGGGATTGCCCCCTTCACCCTGCCGCCACGCTCGGAAGTCCTCTACTTCCTTCTGCGCCTGCGCGACGAGGTCCACCGTTTTGCCATCGGCAGCCACCGTGCGCGCCGGTCAAAGGAGATGGTCAAGAACCCGCTCGATGCAATCGAAGGGATCGGCGGCAAACGGAAGAAATCCCTGCTCCACCATTTCGGTTCGGCGAAAGCAGTCGCGAATGCCAAACCCGCCGATCTCTCTGCGGTCGAAGGGATCTCCGCTTCACTGGCGCAGCGGATCTATGACCATTTTCACCCCGCCGGGTGA
- the era gene encoding GTPase Era yields MTDTDDMTVNGEAMADGPTRCGVVSVLGAPNAGKSTLVNLMVGAKVSIVTHKVQTTRARVRGVAMEDSTQIVYVDTPGIFSPRRTLDRAMVAAAWEGVDGADVVVLLVDAPAYLSTVNEEAGDAASRRSAEDTDRIIEGLKRAGQEAILVLNKIDRIARPPLLLLADMLNKAGNFSATFMISAQKSLGIDQLREYLIEQMPEGPFLYPEDQLSDITDRLMAAEVTREKLFLRLHQELPYSLTVETEGWERTEKGELKISQTVFVERDGQKALVLGQRGKTISAIGKASREELTELLGEKVHLFLFVKVRENWTNDAARFREMGLDPATLPHTG; encoded by the coding sequence GTGACGGATACGGATGACATGACGGTGAATGGTGAGGCCATGGCCGATGGCCCGACACGCTGCGGTGTGGTGTCGGTCCTTGGCGCGCCGAATGCCGGCAAATCGACACTCGTCAACCTCATGGTCGGCGCGAAAGTCTCCATCGTGACGCACAAGGTCCAGACAACGCGCGCGCGGGTGCGCGGTGTCGCCATGGAAGACAGTACCCAGATCGTCTATGTCGACACGCCCGGTATTTTCTCGCCGCGCCGTACGCTCGACCGCGCCATGGTCGCCGCTGCCTGGGAAGGGGTCGACGGCGCCGATGTTGTCGTCCTCCTCGTTGATGCACCGGCCTATCTCTCCACCGTCAATGAAGAGGCAGGCGATGCCGCCTCCCGCCGCTCTGCCGAAGATACTGATCGGATCATCGAGGGGCTGAAACGTGCAGGGCAGGAAGCGATCCTCGTTCTGAACAAGATTGACCGGATCGCGCGGCCGCCGCTACTCCTGCTCGCTGACATGCTGAACAAGGCCGGGAATTTCTCGGCGACCTTCATGATCTCCGCGCAGAAATCACTCGGTATCGACCAGCTGCGCGAGTATCTGATCGAGCAGATGCCCGAAGGGCCATTCCTATACCCCGAAGATCAGCTCTCGGACATTACCGACCGGCTGATGGCTGCCGAGGTCACACGCGAAAAGCTATTCCTGCGCCTGCATCAGGAGCTGCCCTACAGCCTGACGGTCGAAACCGAAGGCTGGGAGCGGACCGAGAAGGGGGAGCTGAAAATCTCCCAGACTGTTTTCGTCGAACGCGATGGCCAGAAGGCGCTGGTACTTGGCCAGCGCGGCAAGACGATCTCCGCCATCGGCAAGGCGTCGCGCGAAGAGCTGACCGAATTGCTGGGCGAGAAGGTGCATCTCTTCCTCTTCGTTAAAGTGCGCGAAAACTGGACCAATGATGCGGCCCGGTTCCGCGAAATGGGGCTCGACCCCGCGACGTTGCCCCACACCGGGTGA